In candidate division WOR-3 bacterium, the sequence GGACGGCCGGAGCGTTCGCGCCGGTCGGCGGGTTCGCTGGAGCGCTGGCAACGATGCTCCTCGTGTACGCGCTCGCGCGGGTGCGGGGCCGGGTCACGGTCACCGGCCTGGTGCTGGCCGGGGTCATCACGAGCTTTCTTTTTTCGAGCCTCGTGATGCTCGCGATGATACTAGGGCGGCGTACGCTGGGCGAGGCAGTCTACATGATGATGGGGCACCTGGGGCCGGTGTTCACCGGCACAACCGTGTGGATCTTTGGAGCAGTCGCGGTCCTCTCCATTGCCGGCTGCGCCTGGCTCTTCTCGATGTCACGGTCGCTCGACATCATGTCGTCAGGCGAGGAGGCGGCGGAGACGCTTGGGGTCGACACCCAACAGGTCACCAAGACTGTGTTCGTCATCTCCTCGGTGCTGGTCGGTATGGTGGTCTCTTTCACCGGGGCGATCAGCTTTGTGGGTCTGGTCGTGCCGCACCTGGTGAGGATGCTGTTCGGGCCTGAGCACCGGCGGGTCCTGCCCGGGTCGTTTGTCGCGGGCGCGGGAATCCTGCTGCTCTCGGACGTGCTGGCGCGGAACATAGTGCCCGGCGGCCTGCCGCTCTCGATTGTCACCGCGCTCGTCGGCGTGCCCTTCTTCATCTACCTGCTCAGGAGCCGGTTGTGAAGGAGCGTAGGGGACTGTCACCGCTTTCGTCTGACGAAAACGGTGACTGTACCCAATCGCAGGACGGCGACTGTACCCAGTCCATCCACAACGCCATCGAGCTCTCGGGCCTTTCCTTCGGCTACGGCGAGTCGCTGCTATTCGAGGACTTTGATCTCGATGTGGCCTCAGGCGAGTTCCTCGGCGTCATCGGGCCGAACGGTGCGGGCAAGTCGACGCTGTTGAGGCTCGTGTCCGGATTGCTCAGGCCGGCAAAGGGCTCGGTCCGGATTCTGGAGCGCGACCTCGGCGCGTTGGGCCGGCGAGAGGTCGCGCGGACCCTCGGTGTGGTGCTGCAGGAGAACCCGTTCGCCTTCGACTACTCAGTCTCAGACGTCGTGATGATGGGTCGGAATCCCTACCTCGGAAGGTTCCAGAGCCCGGGCAGGCACGACCGGGAGGCAGCGAAAGCGGCGCTCGAGTTCGTGGATGCCCTTTTCCTCAAGGAGAAGCGCATCAACTCGATATCAGCCGGTGAGCGACAGCGAGTGGTGCTGGCGCGCGCGCTGGCCCAGGAGCCCCGGGTTCTTATGCTCGACGAGGCGACATCTCACCTGGACATCGCGCACCAGCAGCTCATCGCGCGCATCCTCTCGGAGATGAATCGGCAGGGCAAGACGGTTGTGTTACTGTCGCACGACCTGAACCTGGCCGCGCTCTACTGCTCGCGAATCCTGCTGCTCGACCGCGGCAAGACAGTGGCCTGCGACGTGCCAGAGCAGGTCATCTCAGCCGAACTGATTCGAGCTGTCTACGGGGTAGAGCCGATTGTCACCCGGCACCCGGAGAGCGGCCGGCCCCAGGTGCTGCTACCCGCGCCGGCGCTCAAGCAACAGTAGGCTCTTCGCCCGCAGTCCGTGAATCGGTGAAGGCCGGCTGCCTGATGCAGTCGGCCTTCGCTATGAGAACCTGTCCGGCCTAGCGCGGCGTCTGCGCCGAGTCGGGTTTGTCGCCGAGCAGCTTGCGGGCCAGCATTGCGGCAGAGTCGGGATTAGCCAGCCAGTCGCGGCGATGCCTCCGCTCTTCGAGTTTGTGTCTGAACTCGGTGATATCGTTCAGGATTCTGCGTTCGCGGGCCTTGCGGCGGCCGATGCTTATCAGCCCGTTGGGACCGGCCAGAAACCAGAAAGCGAACACAACGAACACTGCCAGCACCGCTAACCTGACCAGCCGCTGCAGCGGTGACGAGCCGGCGTTCATCGTTTCAGGGTATGCATCCCGGCATAGCGCAGGACGTCGTCTTCCTCGATGCGAATGAGCCGGTTGTACTTGGTCACGCGCTCGCTGCGACAGGGCGCTCCGGTCTTGATCTGCCCGGAATTTGCCGCCACCGCAAGGTCGGCGATGAAGTGGTCACTTGTCTCCCCGGAACGATGGGAGATGACGGTGCGGTACCCGGAGTCGGTTGCGACTTTGACGCAGTCCAGGGTCTCGCTCACCGTGCCGACCTGGTTCGGCTTGATGAGCACGGCGTTGGCGATGCCATCGCGGATGCCCTGCTTCAGCCGGTTGGTGTTGGTCACGAAGATGTCGTCACCAACGAGCTGAACCCGGCTGCCGAGCCGGTCCGTCATCTTCTTCCAGCCGGCCCGGTCGTTCTCGGCCAGCCCGTCCTCGATAGATATGATCGGGTACTTCTTAGTCCACGTATCGTACAGATCGATTAGCTCGCCTGACGTCAACGTGTGCTGTTTCGGCGTGCGGAAGTGGTAGAGGCCTTTG encodes:
- a CDS encoding iron ABC transporter permease, coding for MRRPSLAWAGLILLLVSAAALSVAIGPGGFSGTNLGAVMNLRLLRLVLGVVAGGVLAVVGASLQGLLQNPLADPFTMGVASGAALGTSLTLVLGRTAGAFAPVGGFAGALATMLLVYALARVRGRVTVTGLVLAGVITSFLFSSLVMLAMILGRRTLGEAVYMMMGHLGPVFTGTTVWIFGAVAVLSIAGCAWLFSMSRSLDIMSSGEEAAETLGVDTQQVTKTVFVISSVLVGMVVSFTGAISFVGLVVPHLVRMLFGPEHRRVLPGSFVAGAGILLLSDVLARNIVPGGLPLSIVTALVGVPFFIYLLRSRL
- a CDS encoding ABC transporter ATP-binding protein; this translates as MKERRGLSPLSSDENGDCTQSQDGDCTQSIHNAIELSGLSFGYGESLLFEDFDLDVASGEFLGVIGPNGAGKSTLLRLVSGLLRPAKGSVRILERDLGALGRREVARTLGVVLQENPFAFDYSVSDVVMMGRNPYLGRFQSPGRHDREAAKAALEFVDALFLKEKRINSISAGERQRVVLARALAQEPRVLMLDEATSHLDIAHQQLIARILSEMNRQGKTVVLLSHDLNLAALYCSRILLLDRGKTVACDVPEQVISAELIRAVYGVEPIVTRHPESGRPQVLLPAPALKQQ